One Streptomyces sp. NBC_00454 genomic region harbors:
- a CDS encoding DUF4158 domain-containing protein, protein MARQVQVLASELGFYEWTGRTVEYHRAQIRGHLGFRECSVADAAKLTAHLAEHVAHKERRPEQVRVELLARCRVESIEPPTPGRCDRIVAAALRAAEEAPAPAPMEDSNRTTVLALPPGPLHAGWGPRTIPNRTHVRGLR, encoded by the coding sequence GTGGCTCGACAGGTACAGGTTCTTGCGTCTGAGCTGGGTTTCTACGAGTGGACGGGCCGTACGGTCGAGTACCACCGCGCGCAGATCCGGGGACATCTCGGATTCCGTGAGTGCAGCGTCGCGGATGCGGCCAAGCTGACGGCTCATCTGGCCGAGCACGTTGCGCACAAGGAACGCAGGCCCGAGCAGGTGCGGGTGGAGTTGCTGGCGCGTTGCCGCGTCGAGAGCATCGAGCCGCCTACACCGGGGCGCTGTGACCGGATCGTCGCAGCTGCCCTGCGGGCGGCCGAGGAGGCTCCGGCCCCGGCCCCGATGGAGGACAGCAATCGCACCACCGTGCTCGCTTTGCCCCCAGGTCCGCTCCACGCGGGCTGGGGGCCACGAACCATTCCCAATCGCACACACGTGCGTGGCCTGCGTTAG